A region from the Malus domestica chromosome 07, GDT2T_hap1 genome encodes:
- the LOC103406429 gene encoding pentatricopeptide repeat-containing protein At1g02150, protein MLPHTSVHHHHNATLSSSLFYTRPLLCKIPTGTLPGSINFLKLPTISCSISQVHNYGTVDYERRPMVKWNAIYRKISLTEDPEVRSADMLNQWEKEGRKLTKWELCRVVKELRKYKRYDRALEVYDWMSNRGERFRISTSDAAIQLDLFAKVRGVASAENYFLSLPDTLKDRRIYGALLNAYVRARMKQKAEALLEKMRTKGHALQSLPFNVMMTLYMNLRDYDKVDSIISEMIEKNIQLDIYSYNIWLSSRGSQGSAERMEEVFEKMKVDRTINPNWTTFSTMATMYIKMGQLDKAEACLRKVESRITSRDWIPYHYLLSLYGSVGKKEEAYRVWNVYKASFPTIPNLGYHAIISSLLRLGDVEGSEKLYEEWLTVKSTYDPRIANLFITFYIKEGDFDSAQSFYNHMVDVGGKPNSSTWESLTEGHMEERRISEALSCWKEAFSAEGSKSWRPKPVNVSAFLELCEQEADSVSKEVFMGLLSQSGQLKNKLYASLLGLTDDVNDKTNVNGDDDDEKADDGSEFLLNQLQDTTP, encoded by the exons ATGCTTCCCCACACTTCcgtccaccaccaccacaacgcCACCCTCTCCTCCTCCCTCTTCTACACCCGCCCCCTCCTATGCAAAATCCCAACTGGGACCCTGCCCGGTTCCATAAATTTTCTAAAACTCCCCACCATCTCCTGCTCCATATCCCAAGTCCACAACTATGGCACCGTGGACTACGAGCGGAGGCCCATGGTCAAATGGAACGCCATTTACCGGAAAATATCGCTCACGGAGGACCCTGAAGTGCGGTCTGCTGACATGTTGAACCAGTGGGAGAAGGAGGGCAGGAAGCTCACCAAGTGGGAGCTTTGTAGAGTGGTCAAGGAATTGCGGAAGTACAAGCGCTATGACAGAGCTCTTGAG GTGTATGATTGGATGAGCAACAGAGGAGAGAGGTTTAGAATATCCACTAGCGATGCTGCAATTCAACTAGATTTATTTGCTAAAGTTCGGGGAGTTGCTAGCGCTGAAAATTACTTCCTGAGCCTGCCAGATACATTAAAGGACAGGAGAATATATGGGGCTCTACTCAATGCCTATGTTCGGGCTAGAATGAAACAGAAGGCAGAAGCATTACTGGAAAAAATGAGAACGAAAGGTCATGCATTGCAATCTCTTCCATTTAATGTGATGATGACACTCTATATGAATCTCAGAGACTATGATAAAGTTGATTCGATTATTTCTGAAATGATAGAGAAAAACATCCAGCTAGATATATACTCCTACAATATCTGGTTATCGTCTCGTGGATCCCAAGGATCTGCAGAACGGATGGAAGAGGTTTTCGAAAAGATGAAAGTGGACAGAACCATTAATCCCAACTGGACCACATTCAGCACAATGGCTACAATGTACATCAAGATGGGGCAGCTTGACAAGGCCGAAGCTTGCCTGAGGAAGGTTGAGAGTAGAATCACAAGTCGGGATTGGATACCTTATCATTATCTTTTAAGTCTTTATGGCAGTGTTGGCAAGAAAGAGGAGGCTTATCGGGTGTGGAATGTATACAAAGCAAGTTTTCCCACTATTCCGAATCTGGGTTACCATGCTATAATATCTTCTCTACTCAGATTAGGTGATGTTGAAGGGTCTGAGAAGCTTTATGAGGAATGGCTGACAGTTAAGTCAACATACGACCCTAGAATTGCAAATCTTTTCATAACGTTTTATATTAAAGAAGGGGATTTTGATTCTGCCCAAAGTTTCTATAACCACATGGTTGATGTAGGAGGAAAACCCAACTCAAGTACGTGGGAGTCCCTCACTGAAGGGCACATGGAAGAGAGGAGAATTTCTGAGGCATTATCCTGCTGGAAAGAAGCTTTTTCTGCTGAGGGATCAAAGAGTTGGAGGCCAAAGCCCGTAAATGTTTCTGCCTTCCTTGAACTTTGTGAGCAAGAAGCTGATTCGGTAAGCAAAGAGGTTTTCATGGGACTTTTGAGCCAGTCAGGACAGCTTAAAAATAAGTTGTATGCATCATTACTTGGCTTAACTGATGATGTTAATGATAAAACTAATGTTAATGGGGATGATGACGATGAGAAAGCGGATGATGGGTCAGAATTTCTTTTGAACCAATTGCAGGACACTACCCCGTGA
- the LOC139197678 gene encoding PRA1 family protein F3-like, with translation MADYGTMKRPSTISTPTPTDDPHKPKDSTGKMSKDFKLFCFFNIPATPEAAAVRFTRNFGYFGSYYTLFIWIVLSITLVPQRRMSLIFLVIMTAAGCSYLALLRVVPDSLLLHKTVERRLMLVLLAIGTTIELILTDAAEYLFVTLACTVPIILVHAVFRVRDDGFVEEEACGFGEYVPPTTTEEPKLADSV, from the coding sequence ATGGCTGACTACGGCACCATGAAAAGGCCGTCCACCATCTCCACACCAACACCTACTGATGATCCCCATAAACCGAAAGATTCAACCGGAAAAATGAGCAAGGACTTCAAGCTCTTCTGCTTCTTCAACATCCCGGCAACCCCAGAAGCTGCCGCGGTTCGCTTCACCCGAAACTTTGGTTACTTCGGATCGTACTACACACTCTTCATATGGATCGTACTCTCCATAACCCTAGTGCCTCAGCGCCGGATGTCTCTAATTTTCTTGGTGATAATGACGGCAGCGGGATGTTCGTACCTTGCGCTGTTGAGGGTAGTACCTGATTCTCTGCTGCTGCACAAGACCGTCGAAAGGCGTTTGATGCTGGTTTTGTTGGCCATTGGGACGACGATTGAGCTCATACTTACGGATGCAGCCGAATATCTGTTTGTGACTTTAGCTTGTACGGTGCCAATTATTTTGGTTCATGCAGTTTTTAGGGTTAGAGATGATGGTTTTGTTGAGGAAgaggcttgtggttttggtgaATATGTTCCCCCCACAACAACCGAAGAACCCAAGTTGGCGGATTCAGTTTGA
- the LOC103407235 gene encoding PRA1 family protein F3-like, whose amino-acid sequence MADYGTMKRPSTISTPTPTDDPHKPKDSTGKMSKDFKLFCFFNIPATPEAAAVRFTRNFGYFGSYYTLFIWIVLSITLVPQRRMSLIFLVIMTAAGCSYLALLRVVPDSLLLHKTVERRLMLVLLAIGTMIELILTDAAEYLFVTLACTVPIILVHAVFRVRDDGFVEEEACGFGEYVPPTTTEEPKLADSV is encoded by the coding sequence ATGGCTGACTACGGCACCATGAAAAGGCCGTCCACCATCTCCACACCAACACCTACTGATGATCCCCATAAACCGAAAGATTCAACCGGAAAAATGAGCAAGGACTTCAAGCTCTTCTGCTTCTTCAACATCCCGGCAACCCCAGAAGCTGCCGCGGTTCGCTTCACCCGAAACTTTGGATACTTCGGATCGTACTACACACTCTTCATATGGATCGTACTCTCCATAACCCTAGTGCCTCAGCGCCGGATGTCTCTAATTTTCTTGGTGATAATGACGGCAGCGGGATGCTCGTACCTTGCGCTGTTGAGGGTAGTACCTGATTCTCTGCTGCTGCACAAGACCGTCGAAAGGCGTTTGATGCTGGTTTTGTTGGCCATTGGGACGATGATTGAGCTCATACTTACGGATGCAGCCGAATATCTGTTTGTGACTTTAGCTTGTACGGTGCCAATTATTTTGGTTCATGCAGTTTTTAGGGTTAGAGATGATGGTTTTGTTGAGGAAgaggcttgtggttttggtgaATATGTTCCCCCCACAACAACCGAAGAACCCAAGTTGGCGGATTCAGTTTGA